In a single window of the Thiohalophilus sp. genome:
- the secB gene encoding protein-export chaperone SecB — protein sequence MADNDTQQNGGETQQQFAVQKIYTKDISFESPNSPAIFSEQLQPQINLELNTNGKAIGEEVYEVVLALTVTVKHEEKTACLIEVQQSGIFTIKGFNRDDLSRMLGSFCPEMLFPYAREVVSDIATRGGFPQLLLAPVNFEALYARHLADQQQAETDSASQ from the coding sequence ATGGCCGATAACGACACCCAGCAAAACGGCGGCGAGACGCAACAGCAGTTCGCCGTTCAGAAGATCTATACCAAGGATATCTCGTTCGAATCGCCCAACTCGCCGGCGATCTTCAGTGAGCAGCTTCAACCCCAGATCAACCTGGAACTGAACACCAACGGCAAAGCCATTGGCGAAGAGGTCTACGAGGTGGTGCTGGCCCTGACTGTCACCGTCAAGCATGAAGAGAAGACCGCCTGCCTCATCGAAGTCCAGCAAAGCGGCATCTTCACCATCAAGGGGTTTAACCGCGACGATCTGAGTCGCATGCTGGGCAGCTTCTGTCCCGAGATGCTGTTCCCCTATGCCCGCGAAGTGGTCTCGGATATTGCCACCCGCGGCGGCTTCCCGCAGCTGTTACTCGCGCCGGTCAACTTCGAGGCCCTGTACGCCAGGCACCTGGCCGATCAGCAGCAGGCTGAAACCGACAGCGCCAGTCAATAA
- a CDS encoding NAD(P)H-dependent glycerol-3-phosphate dehydrogenase — protein sequence MARPAQRFAVLGAGSWGTALAMLLADNGHSVTLWTHRPEQADTLNRDRANQRYLHGLGFPKDLRASGDLETTVDGADIILLVVPSHAFRETLTRIKPLLRDDHKVCWATKGLEPGSQKLLHQQAEEELGTDAPMAVISGPTFAREVAQRLPGAVTVASRNSDYALELARALHNDHFRAYTGEDITGVELGGACKNVLAIAAGTADGLGFGANARAALIARGVAEIMRLGVALGARHDTFMGLTGLGDLVLTCTDNQSRNRRLGMALGQGRSRDDVVKEIGQVVEGINTCKEVFALAQRHNIDMPITEQVYRVIHEGHTPTEALHALMERAIRPELD from the coding sequence ATGGCCCGTCCCGCGCAACGCTTTGCCGTTCTGGGTGCCGGCTCCTGGGGCACGGCGCTGGCCATGCTGCTGGCCGACAACGGCCACAGCGTCACGCTCTGGACCCACCGTCCCGAGCAGGCCGACACCCTCAATCGCGATCGGGCCAATCAGCGTTACCTGCACGGCCTGGGCTTTCCCAAAGACCTGAGGGCCAGCGGCGACCTCGAAACCACGGTCGACGGGGCAGATATCATTTTGCTGGTGGTCCCGAGCCATGCCTTTCGAGAGACCCTGACCCGCATCAAGCCACTGCTGCGCGACGACCATAAAGTCTGCTGGGCCACCAAGGGGCTGGAACCGGGCAGCCAGAAACTGCTGCATCAACAGGCCGAGGAAGAACTGGGCACCGACGCCCCCATGGCCGTCATCTCCGGGCCGACCTTCGCCCGTGAAGTGGCCCAACGACTCCCGGGTGCAGTCACCGTCGCCTCGCGTAACAGCGACTACGCCCTGGAACTGGCCCGCGCCCTGCACAACGATCACTTCCGCGCCTACACCGGCGAGGACATCACTGGTGTCGAGCTCGGCGGGGCCTGCAAGAACGTGCTGGCCATCGCCGCCGGCACCGCCGACGGTCTGGGCTTCGGCGCCAATGCCCGCGCCGCGCTCATCGCCCGCGGCGTGGCCGAAATCATGCGCCTGGGCGTTGCCCTCGGCGCCCGGCACGACACCTTCATGGGCCTCACCGGCCTGGGCGATCTGGTGCTCACCTGCACCGACAACCAGTCCCGCAACCGCCGCCTCGGCATGGCCCTGGGCCAGGGCCGCTCCAGGGACGACGTGGTCAAGGAGATCGGCCAGGTCGTCGAAGGCATCAACACCTGCAAGGAAGTCTTCGCCCTGGCGCAACGCCATAACATCGACATGCCCATCACCGAACAGGTCTACCGCGTCATTCACGAAGGCCACACCCCCACCGAAGCCCTGCACGCCCTGATGGAGCGGGCCATCCGGCCGGAGCTGGATTAA
- a CDS encoding BrnA antitoxin family protein: MAEDFSKGKRGPVIKPDPNKVRITIRLDADIIEHFKNRVHATGGGNYQTLINDALREYIRAHDKELESTLRKIIREELKRAV; the protein is encoded by the coding sequence ATGGCTGAAGATTTTTCAAAAGGAAAACGCGGTCCTGTCATTAAGCCCGATCCAAACAAAGTGCGAATTACGATACGGCTGGATGCTGACATTATCGAACATTTTAAAAATCGTGTGCATGCGACAGGCGGTGGCAATTACCAAACACTGATCAATGATGCGCTGCGCGAGTATATTCGGGCGCACGACAAAGAACTTGAGAGTACCTTGCGTAAGATAATCCGCGAAGAATTAAAGCGGGCCGTTTAA
- a CDS encoding BrnT family toxin: MDYEWDPRKAVENLGKHGVDFADAVIALEDENALTIEDRDAQELRFKTLGMGPYFKVLYVVHTERDEDCLRIISARPATKHEIKQYYQGLDYYG, translated from the coding sequence ATGGACTACGAATGGGACCCACGGAAGGCGGTCGAAAATCTTGGCAAACACGGTGTTGATTTTGCCGATGCCGTTATCGCGCTTGAAGATGAAAATGCCTTAACTATTGAAGATCGCGATGCGCAGGAGCTGAGATTCAAAACCCTGGGAATGGGTCCTTACTTCAAAGTCTTATATGTTGTGCATACCGAGCGCGATGAAGACTGTCTCCGGATTATTTCTGCCCGGCCCGCAACGAAGCATGAAATCAAGCAATACTATCAAGGTCTCGATTACTATGGCTGA
- a CDS encoding IS256 family transposase: MSRRTKTKTDIDPQLEALVNSIKTPEELEDLTRLLRQKTFEAMLEGEMDDHLGYPKHDKAGQHSGNSRNGYSSKTLKGELGELPIAIPRDRNGEFEPLIISKNQTRLPIFNDKIIMLYSKGMSTRDIASTLLELYGVEVSPTLISRVTEQVLEQVQQWQSRPLDEVYPIVYLDCIRVKIRQDKRVINKAIYLALGINLDGQKELLGLWLAENEGAKFWLSVLTELQQRGLKDIFIASVDGLTGFPEAINTVYPKTQIQLCIVHMVRNSLKFVSWKERKTVAADLKKIYASLTVEEAERELAAFAERWDEKFPSISTAWRKHWPNLITLFNYPDDIRKVIYTTNAIESLNSVIRKAVNNRKVFPNDDAALKVVYLAMQAASKKWTMPIHHWKDALNRFMIEFPDRMPEQF; encoded by the coding sequence ATGAGCAGAAGAACAAAAACCAAAACCGATATCGACCCGCAGCTTGAAGCCCTGGTGAACAGTATCAAAACACCGGAGGAACTCGAGGACCTCACCCGCTTGCTGCGCCAAAAAACCTTTGAAGCTATGCTCGAAGGCGAGATGGATGACCACCTTGGCTATCCCAAGCATGACAAAGCCGGTCAGCATAGCGGCAACAGCCGTAACGGTTACAGCAGTAAAACCTTGAAGGGCGAGCTTGGCGAGCTGCCAATTGCCATTCCCCGGGACCGCAACGGGGAATTTGAGCCGCTCATTATCTCCAAAAACCAGACCCGGCTACCGATTTTCAACGACAAGATCATCATGCTCTACAGCAAGGGCATGAGCACGCGGGACATAGCTTCCACCTTGTTGGAACTGTACGGCGTTGAGGTCTCTCCTACGCTGATTTCACGGGTCACCGAGCAGGTGCTGGAACAGGTCCAGCAATGGCAATCCCGACCCCTGGATGAGGTCTATCCCATCGTCTATCTCGACTGCATCCGGGTGAAGATCCGTCAGGACAAACGCGTCATCAACAAAGCCATTTACCTGGCGCTGGGCATCAACCTGGACGGCCAGAAAGAACTGCTGGGGCTGTGGCTCGCGGAAAACGAGGGTGCCAAGTTCTGGCTGTCCGTGCTCACCGAACTGCAACAACGGGGCCTGAAGGACATTTTCATCGCCTCGGTGGATGGGCTGACAGGCTTCCCGGAAGCCATTAACACCGTTTACCCGAAGACCCAGATCCAGCTATGCATCGTGCATATGGTGCGCAACTCGCTCAAATTCGTCTCCTGGAAAGAACGCAAGACCGTTGCCGCTGACCTGAAAAAGATCTACGCCTCCCTCACTGTCGAGGAGGCCGAGCGAGAGCTGGCCGCCTTTGCCGAGCGCTGGGATGAGAAGTTTCCGTCCATCAGCACGGCCTGGCGCAAACACTGGCCGAATCTCATCACCCTGTTTAACTACCCGGATGATATTCGTAAAGTAATTTACACCACCAACGCTATCGAATCCCTCAATAGCGTTATCCGTAAGGCCGTCAACAACCGTAAGGTCTTTCCGAATGACGACGCGGCACTCAAGGTCGTCTATCTGGCCATGCAGGCGGCCTCCAAGAAATGGACCATGCCCATTCACCATTGGAAGGACGCCTTGAATCGTTTTATGATTGAGTTTCCGGATAGAATGCCGGAGCAGTTCTAA
- a CDS encoding IS4 family transposase encodes MHATHLLHKHLSKMCQGIHKKRMTVLMDVVQACVHGKKLSVTGLGRAIKNAVFEKHNIKRADRLIGNPALNQERGLIYRALARWIIGQSPQPVILVDWSDLGADRHYHMLRASLPVGGRALTLYDEVHPIAKLGNPGVEKRFLKTLKTLLPEYCCPIVVTDSGFRNPWFRAVLAMGWNFVGRVGGRPLISTQGDADWVRVEQVFETATTRPKYLGYIDLVKNVPLACHAYLVKKKKRGRVKKTVYGQRSTAKYSEKNAHRERTPWLIVTSLDGGEKMTKRIMNLYKTRMQIEEGFRDFKNSRWGFSLDEARAYASYRYENLLLVGALATFAVWLVGKLAEMKKQHQHYQANTVKSRSVLSIFYLGCRVLQKERQEFRDTDFKQALWALQEQFEVQCYA; translated from the coding sequence ATGCATGCCACCCATTTACTACATAAACATTTATCGAAGATGTGTCAAGGGATCCACAAAAAGCGAATGACTGTACTGATGGATGTCGTTCAGGCCTGTGTACATGGCAAAAAACTTTCCGTCACGGGCCTGGGCCGTGCGATCAAAAATGCCGTATTCGAAAAACACAACATCAAACGAGCGGACCGCTTGATTGGTAACCCGGCCTTAAATCAGGAACGAGGCCTGATTTACCGTGCGCTTGCCAGATGGATTATTGGCCAGTCTCCCCAGCCGGTTATTCTGGTCGACTGGTCGGATCTGGGTGCAGATCGGCATTATCATATGCTGCGGGCTTCGCTGCCGGTAGGTGGTCGCGCCTTGACACTGTATGACGAGGTACACCCGATAGCCAAGCTAGGGAACCCAGGTGTGGAAAAGCGGTTTTTAAAAACCTTGAAAACGTTATTGCCCGAGTATTGTTGTCCGATTGTCGTTACGGATTCTGGCTTCCGCAATCCTTGGTTCCGTGCCGTATTGGCAATGGGTTGGAACTTTGTAGGCCGAGTCGGTGGACGTCCCCTGATTAGCACGCAGGGTGACGCGGACTGGGTCCGCGTAGAACAGGTTTTCGAGACAGCCACGACTCGCCCAAAGTATCTTGGTTATATTGATCTGGTAAAAAATGTACCTCTGGCCTGTCACGCCTATCTGGTGAAGAAAAAGAAACGTGGAAGAGTCAAGAAAACTGTTTACGGGCAACGCAGCACTGCGAAATACAGCGAGAAAAATGCTCACCGAGAACGGACACCCTGGCTGATCGTCACCTCGCTTGATGGCGGTGAAAAAATGACAAAGCGCATAATGAATTTGTATAAAACCCGAATGCAGATCGAAGAAGGATTTAGAGATTTTAAAAACAGTCGCTGGGGATTCAGTCTGGATGAGGCGCGAGCCTATGCCTCGTATCGTTATGAAAACCTATTACTGGTCGGTGCGTTAGCGACCTTTGCCGTCTGGCTGGTCGGCAAACTGGCTGAAATGAAAAAACAGCACCAACATTATCAGGCCAATACCGTGAAATCACGCAGCGTTTTGTCCA